From Pseudomonas sp. G.S.17, the proteins below share one genomic window:
- a CDS encoding DUF2784 domain-containing protein, with protein MFFRLAADAVVVVHVLFILFVLFGGLLVLRWRWLVILHVPALVWGAVVEFFHFYCPLTPLENTLRSRAGTEGYDGGFIEHYLIPLIYPAGLTPQIQLWLGGIVVLCNLVVYSWLASRRWSRRKSL; from the coding sequence ATGTTTTTTCGTCTGGCAGCCGACGCCGTCGTCGTGGTGCATGTGTTGTTCATTTTGTTCGTGTTATTTGGCGGGTTGCTGGTGCTGCGTTGGCGCTGGCTGGTGATCCTGCATGTTCCGGCGTTGGTGTGGGGTGCAGTGGTGGAGTTTTTCCATTTCTACTGCCCGTTGACCCCACTGGAAAACACCTTGCGCAGTCGGGCGGGCACGGAGGGCTACGACGGCGGTTTTATCGAGCATTACCTGATCCCGCTGATCTATCCCGCAGGCCTGACGCCGCAGATCCAACTGTGGTTGGGCGGCATTGTCGTGCTCTGCAACCTGGTGGTGTACAGCTGGCTGGCCAGTCGCCGATGGTCGCGCCGCAAGTCCTTGTAA
- a CDS encoding YheU family protein, giving the protein MLIPYDQLEADTLTRLIEDFVTREGTDNGDDTPLETRVLRVRHALSKGQAVIFFDLESHQCQLMLKHEVPKEFFD; this is encoded by the coding sequence ATGCTGATCCCCTACGACCAACTCGAAGCCGACACCCTCACCCGCCTGATCGAAGATTTCGTCACCCGCGAAGGTACCGACAACGGCGATGACACGCCTCTGGAAACCCGCGTATTGCGCGTGCGGCATGCGCTGAGCAAAGGCCAGGCGGTGATTTTCTTTGATCTGGAAAGCCATCAGTGCCAGCTGATGCTCAAGCATGAAGTGCCCAAGGAATTCTTCGACTGA
- the csrA gene encoding carbon storage regulator CsrA: MLILTREIGETFSIGDDITVQILAIQGNQVRFGITAPSHIKVHRAEVYRRIAQRLSQPRGEIAGERRP, encoded by the coding sequence ATGCTGATATTGACGCGGGAAATTGGCGAAACATTCTCTATTGGCGATGACATCACCGTACAAATCCTGGCCATCCAGGGCAATCAAGTACGGTTTGGAATCACTGCGCCCAGCCACATCAAGGTGCATCGGGCCGAGGTGTACCGACGCATTGCCCAGCGGTTGTCGCAGCCGCGCGGGGAAATAGCAGGAGAACGTCGGCCTTGA
- the ngg gene encoding N-acetylglutaminylglutamine synthetase, with protein MKQNSTAYSQRLLRGQSPSYERLQARLAEDGSPIDAQPLALHCGWGRLLIGHTYPDPASLANELLNEKPGERDIALYVAAPQQVLAQSPQQLFLDPSDTLRLWFSDYRPAQRVYRGFRIRRAQNSNDWQAINNLYLARGMLPIDPELLTPRHQGGPVYWIAEDESSNAVIGSVMGLNHQKAFNDPEKGSSLWCLAVDPQCTRPGVGEVLVRHLIEHFMSRGLSYLDLSVLHDNEQAKALYAKLGFRNLPTFAIKRKNGINESLFLGPGPLGDFNPYARIIVEEAHRRGIEVQVDDAEAGLFTLAYGGRRIRCRESLSDLTSAVSMTLCQDKSMTHRALKAAGLNLPAQQRAGETEANLAFLEEHRQIVVKPLDGEQGQGVAVNLRTPEEMQDAIERARQFDSRVILESFHEGLDLRIVVIGFEVVAAAIRRPAEVVGDGRHTIGQLIEAQSRRRSAATGGESKIPLDEETQRTVRDAGFDYDNILPMDQRLAVRRTANLHTGGCLEDVTGILHPVLSDAAIRAARALDIPVVGLDLMVPAADQPEYVFIEANERVGLANHEPQPTAERFVDLLFPHSLPVHS; from the coding sequence ATGAAACAGAATTCGACGGCTTACAGCCAACGCCTGTTGCGCGGCCAATCGCCCTCGTATGAACGTCTGCAAGCCCGCCTTGCCGAAGATGGCAGCCCAATCGATGCGCAACCGCTGGCGCTGCATTGCGGCTGGGGTCGACTGTTGATTGGGCACACCTATCCGGACCCGGCGAGCCTGGCCAACGAGCTGCTCAATGAAAAACCCGGCGAGCGCGACATCGCGCTGTACGTCGCCGCGCCGCAACAAGTGCTGGCGCAGTCGCCGCAACAGTTGTTCCTCGACCCGTCCGACACGTTGCGCCTGTGGTTCAGCGATTATCGGCCGGCGCAGCGGGTGTATCGCGGGTTTCGCATCCGTCGGGCACAGAACAGCAACGATTGGCAGGCGATCAATAATCTGTATCTGGCGCGCGGCATGTTGCCGATTGACCCTGAATTGCTGACCCCGCGTCACCAGGGCGGGCCGGTGTACTGGATCGCTGAAGACGAAAGCAGCAACGCGGTGATCGGCAGCGTCATGGGCCTGAATCATCAAAAGGCCTTCAATGATCCCGAAAAAGGCAGCAGCTTGTGGTGCCTGGCCGTTGATCCGCAGTGCACGCGGCCCGGTGTCGGCGAAGTGCTGGTGCGGCATCTGATCGAGCATTTCATGAGTCGTGGCCTGAGTTATCTCGACCTGTCGGTGCTGCATGACAACGAACAGGCCAAGGCGCTTTACGCCAAGCTGGGTTTTCGCAACCTGCCGACCTTTGCCATCAAGCGCAAGAATGGCATCAACGAATCGCTGTTCCTCGGCCCCGGTCCGCTGGGGGATTTCAATCCCTATGCGCGGATCATCGTCGAAGAAGCGCACCGACGCGGGATTGAAGTTCAGGTCGACGACGCTGAAGCCGGCCTGTTCACCCTGGCCTACGGCGGCCGACGGATTCGTTGCCGGGAATCCCTCAGCGACCTGACCAGCGCCGTGAGCATGACCCTTTGCCAGGACAAGAGCATGACCCATCGGGCGCTGAAAGCTGCCGGGCTCAACCTGCCCGCCCAGCAACGCGCGGGTGAAACCGAAGCGAATCTGGCGTTTCTCGAAGAACACCGGCAGATCGTCGTCAAGCCGCTGGACGGTGAGCAAGGCCAGGGCGTCGCGGTCAATTTGCGCACCCCGGAAGAAATGCAGGATGCCATCGAACGTGCCCGCCAGTTCGACTCGCGGGTGATTCTGGAAAGCTTCCACGAAGGCCTCGATCTGCGCATCGTGGTGATTGGTTTCGAAGTGGTGGCGGCAGCGATTCGGCGTCCGGCAGAAGTGGTCGGCGATGGTCGGCACACGATTGGCCAGTTGATTGAGGCGCAAAGTCGCCGTCGCTCAGCGGCTACTGGCGGCGAAAGCAAGATTCCACTGGATGAAGAAACCCAACGCACTGTGCGCGACGCAGGTTTCGACTACGACAACATCCTGCCCATGGACCAGCGCCTGGCCGTGCGCCGCACGGCCAATTTGCACACCGGCGGCTGCCTGGAAGATGTCACCGGCATCCTCCATCCAGTGCTCAGTGACGCGGCGATTCGTGCCGCGCGGGCGCTGGACATTCCGGTGGTCGGCCTGGACCTGATGGTCCCGGCTGCCGATCAACCCGAATACGTATTCATCGAAGCCAACGAACGTGTTGGTCTGGCCAACCATGAACCGCAACCGACGGCAGAACGCTTCGTCGATCTGCTGTTCCCGCACAGTTTGCCTGTGCATTCGTAA
- a CDS encoding osmoprotectant NAGGN system M42 family peptidase, producing the protein MTAARKIPEPDLNYLQKVLLEMLAIPSPTGFTDTIVRYVAERLEELGIPFELTRRGTIRATLKGKQNSPDRAVSAHLDTIGAAVREVKDNGRLSLAPIGCWSSRFAEGSRVSVFTDNGVIRGSVLPLMASGHAFNTAVDEMPISWDHVELRLDAYATTKADCESLGIGIGDFVAFDPLPEFTESGHISARHLDDKAGVAALLAALKAIVDSGAEPLIDCHPLFTITEETGTGAAGVLPWDVSEFVGIDIAPVAPGQHSSEHAVSVAMQDSGGPYDYHLSRHLLRLGAENELPVRRDMFRYYFSDAHSAVTAGHDIRTALLAFGCDATHGYERTHIDSLAGLSRLLGAYMLSPPVFASDAKPATASLEKFSHQIEHDAQMESDTRVPAVDSLIGQNREEVE; encoded by the coding sequence ATGACCGCTGCAAGAAAAATTCCCGAACCGGATCTGAATTACCTGCAGAAAGTCCTGTTGGAAATGCTCGCGATTCCAAGCCCCACCGGCTTTACCGACACCATCGTGCGCTACGTCGCCGAGCGTCTTGAAGAACTGGGCATCCCGTTCGAACTGACCCGGCGCGGGACTATTCGCGCCACCTTGAAGGGCAAGCAAAACAGCCCGGACCGCGCGGTTTCTGCGCATCTGGACACCATCGGCGCCGCCGTGCGCGAAGTGAAAGACAACGGACGCTTGTCGCTGGCACCGATTGGCTGCTGGTCGAGCCGCTTTGCCGAAGGCAGTCGGGTCAGCGTGTTCACCGACAACGGCGTGATCCGTGGCAGCGTGCTGCCGCTGATGGCGTCCGGGCATGCATTTAACACTGCGGTCGACGAGATGCCGATCAGCTGGGATCACGTCGAACTGCGCCTCGACGCCTACGCCACGACCAAAGCCGATTGCGAATCCCTGGGGATCGGCATTGGCGACTTCGTGGCCTTTGATCCGCTGCCGGAATTCACCGAGAGCGGGCATATCAGCGCGCGCCATCTGGACGACAAGGCAGGCGTGGCAGCATTGCTCGCAGCGCTCAAAGCCATCGTCGACAGCGGCGCCGAACCGCTGATCGATTGCCACCCGCTGTTCACCATCACCGAAGAAACCGGCACCGGCGCGGCGGGCGTATTGCCGTGGGATGTCAGCGAGTTCGTCGGCATTGATATCGCGCCGGTTGCGCCGGGCCAGCATTCCAGCGAGCACGCAGTCAGTGTTGCGATGCAGGATTCGGGCGGGCCTTACGATTACCATCTGTCCCGGCACTTGTTGCGCCTGGGGGCTGAAAACGAACTGCCGGTGCGCCGCGACATGTTTCGCTATTACTTCAGCGATGCCCATTCGGCGGTTACCGCCGGGCATGACATCCGCACCGCCCTGCTCGCCTTTGGTTGCGACGCAACCCACGGCTACGAGCGCACGCACATCGACAGCCTCGCCGGCCTGAGCCGTTTGCTGGGCGCCTACATGCTCAGCCCGCCAGTCTTCGCCAGCGACGCAAAACCGGCCACCGCTTCCCTTGAGAAATTCAGCCATCAGATTGAACACGACGCACAGATGGAGTCCGACACCCGCGTGCCAGCGGTGGACAGTCTGATTGGGCAAAACCGGGAAGAGGTCGAGTAG
- a CDS encoding YnfA family protein yields the protein MLNYLWFFLAALFEIAGCYAFWMWLRLGKSALWIIPGLISLTLFALLLTRVEATYAGRAYAAYGGIYIIASIAWLGVIERVRPLNTDWLGAALCVIGATIILFGPRWSAP from the coding sequence TTGCTCAACTACCTGTGGTTTTTCCTTGCTGCCTTGTTCGAAATAGCCGGCTGCTATGCCTTCTGGATGTGGCTGCGTCTGGGTAAAAGTGCGCTCTGGATTATTCCCGGGCTGATCAGCCTGACGCTGTTCGCGCTGTTGCTCACTCGAGTGGAGGCGACTTATGCCGGGCGTGCCTATGCGGCGTATGGCGGGATCTACATCATTGCGTCCATCGCCTGGCTGGGTGTCATCGAGCGGGTCAGACCCTTGAATACCGATTGGCTCGGTGCCGCGCTGTGTGTCATCGGCGCGACGATCATTCTGTTTGGTCCGCGCTGGTCCGCCCCATAA
- a CDS encoding SDR family oxidoreductase translates to MQNRIMITGAGSGLGREIALRWARDGWRLALSDVNDAGLHETLKLVREAGGNACDESFVQRCDVRDYSQLTAFAQACEEKFGGIDIIVNNAGVASGGFFSELSLEDWDWQIAINLMGVVKGCKAFLPLLEVSKGKIINIASMAALMQGPAMSNYNVAKAGVVALSESLLIELRQQEIGVHVVCPSFFQTNLLDSFRGPTPAMKAQVGKLLESSPITASEIADYIFEQVAQGEFMILPHEQGRMAWQLKCKNPQLLYDEMAAMSEKMRRHQTGKSL, encoded by the coding sequence ATGCAAAATCGCATCATGATCACTGGCGCCGGTTCAGGCCTGGGTCGCGAAATCGCGCTGCGCTGGGCCCGTGACGGCTGGCGTCTGGCACTGTCCGATGTCAACGACGCAGGCCTGCACGAGACGCTCAAACTTGTCCGCGAGGCGGGCGGTAACGCATGTGATGAGAGTTTCGTGCAGCGCTGCGATGTCCGCGACTACAGCCAGCTGACCGCTTTCGCCCAGGCTTGTGAAGAAAAATTCGGCGGCATCGACATCATCGTCAATAACGCGGGAGTTGCTTCCGGTGGCTTCTTCAGCGAGCTGTCCCTGGAAGACTGGGACTGGCAAATCGCGATCAACCTCATGGGTGTGGTCAAGGGCTGCAAGGCGTTCCTGCCGCTGCTCGAAGTCAGCAAGGGGAAAATCATCAACATTGCGTCCATGGCGGCCTTGATGCAGGGCCCGGCGATGAGCAACTACAACGTCGCCAAGGCCGGTGTGGTGGCCTTGTCAGAGAGCCTGTTGATTGAGTTGCGCCAACAGGAAATTGGCGTGCATGTGGTCTGCCCGTCGTTTTTCCAGACCAACCTGCTGGACTCTTTCCGGGGGCCGACGCCAGCCATGAAAGCTCAGGTCGGCAAGTTGCTGGAGAGTTCGCCGATCACGGCCAGTGAAATCGCCGACTACATCTTCGAGCAAGTCGCCCAAGGCGAATTCATGATCCTGCCCCATGAGCAAGGGCGCATGGCCTGGCAGCTCAAGTGCAAGAACCCGCAGTTGCTGTATGACGAGATGGCGGCAATGTCGGAGAAAATGCGTCGCCATCAAACAGGGAAATCATTGTAG
- a CDS encoding DUF3309 family protein, with the protein MGIGTILIIILILLLVGGLPVFPHSRSWGYGPSGIIGTILVILLILVLLGRI; encoded by the coding sequence ATGGGCATCGGCACAATTCTTATCATTATTCTGATATTGCTGTTGGTTGGCGGTCTGCCGGTATTCCCGCACTCCCGCAGCTGGGGTTACGGGCCGTCGGGCATCATCGGCACCATCCTGGTTATTCTGTTGATATTGGTATTGCTCGGAAGAATCTAA